In one Desulfocurvus vexinensis DSM 17965 genomic region, the following are encoded:
- a CDS encoding transglycosylase SLT domain-containing protein, translating to MHVNIPTRPRAGDLVILAVALLLLVELVYAMHWREAGYRARTVLRVAVPGHEWIQGAPARQGRGFEQELLDAYCRDNGLTWKLLETGTWDQAWAMLERGKADVVIALGSVPPAALAKRAVPGPAYARFNPVIIHNDRRFGVRTDCELCDQPILVSTNAALHDALQGRGDELDCTPSAVVGDGLDIVPLLDTLDGNQARFALVDEGRFRLWQPFYHRIRTSRALPESIPYRWYWDGTDQPLARSLEAFWTRMDGSPALADLYDRYFGFLPEESDPFELAHLLRTVGTRLPRYGATIARAAAQSGIDPLLLVAVLYQESRFDPGAVSKTGVRGMMQLTADTARRLGVDRNDPRQSILGGARYLRMLHDALDDPALDDDTRWLFALAAYNQGPGHLNDAVALARRLGGTGASWRELKDAFPKLAWERWYKDAKHGYTRGFEAVAFVESIRYYHYVLRGLVALERPEAQALAAVYDGPEGEAARARLAATPAAPTDASGPDVAAAE from the coding sequence ATGCACGTCAACATACCAACACGCCCCCGGGCCGGTGATCTGGTGATCCTGGCCGTGGCCCTGCTGCTTCTCGTGGAGCTGGTCTACGCCATGCATTGGCGCGAGGCTGGCTACCGCGCGCGCACGGTGCTGCGCGTGGCCGTGCCCGGGCACGAATGGATCCAGGGCGCGCCCGCCCGCCAGGGCCGGGGCTTCGAGCAGGAGCTGCTCGACGCCTACTGCCGCGACAACGGCCTGACCTGGAAGCTCCTGGAAACCGGCACCTGGGACCAGGCCTGGGCCATGCTGGAGCGCGGCAAGGCCGACGTGGTCATCGCCCTGGGCTCCGTCCCGCCCGCCGCCCTGGCCAAGCGCGCGGTGCCCGGCCCGGCCTACGCCCGCTTCAACCCCGTGATCATCCACAACGACCGCCGCTTCGGGGTGCGCACCGACTGCGAGCTGTGCGACCAGCCCATCCTGGTCAGCACCAACGCCGCCCTGCACGACGCCCTCCAGGGCCGGGGCGACGAGCTGGACTGCACGCCCAGCGCCGTGGTCGGCGACGGGCTGGACATCGTGCCCCTGCTGGACACCCTGGACGGCAACCAGGCCCGCTTCGCCCTGGTGGACGAGGGCCGCTTCCGGCTCTGGCAGCCCTTCTACCACCGCATCCGCACCTCGCGCGCCCTGCCCGAGTCCATCCCCTACCGCTGGTACTGGGACGGAACCGACCAGCCCCTGGCCCGCTCCCTGGAGGCATTCTGGACGCGCATGGACGGCAGCCCGGCCCTGGCCGACCTCTACGACAGGTATTTCGGCTTCCTGCCCGAGGAATCCGACCCCTTCGAGCTGGCGCACCTGCTGCGCACCGTGGGCACCCGCCTGCCGCGCTACGGCGCGACCATCGCCCGGGCCGCCGCCCAGAGCGGCATCGACCCGCTGCTGCTGGTGGCCGTGCTCTACCAGGAGTCGCGCTTCGACCCCGGGGCGGTTTCCAAGACCGGGGTGCGCGGGATGATGCAGCTCACCGCCGACACCGCCCGGCGCCTGGGCGTGGACCGCAACGACCCGCGCCAGAGCATCCTGGGCGGCGCGCGCTACCTGCGCATGCTCCACGACGCCCTGGACGACCCCGCCCTGGACGACGACACCCGCTGGCTCTTCGCCCTGGCGGCCTACAACCAGGGCCCCGGGCACCTGAACGACGCCGTGGCCCTGGCCCGGCGCCTGGGCGGCACGGGCGCCTCCTGGCGCGAGCTCAAGGACGCCTTCCCCAAGCTGGCCTGGGAGCGCTGGTACAAGGACGCCAAACACGGCTACACGCGCGGCTTCGAGGCCGTGGCCTTCGTGGAGAGCATCCGCTATTACCACTATGTCCTGCGCGGGCTGGTGGCCCTGGAGCGGCCCGAGGCCCAGGCGCTGGCCGCCGTGTACGACGGCCCCGAGGGCGAGGCCGCCCGCGCCCGGCTGGCGGCAACCCCCGCCGCGCCCACCGACGCCTCCGGCCCCGACGTGGCCGCCGCCGAGTAG
- a CDS encoding adenylosuccinate synthase — protein sequence MSNTVVMGAQWGDEGKGKIVDLLTEDAEIIVRFQGGNNAGHTLVVDGEQVILHLIPSGILHGSKRCLVGNGVVLDPVVFLQEVDKLAARGVDVSPGRLVVSAKTHVIMPYHRLLDTARETSKASGDKIGTTGRGIGPCYEDKMARIGIRAADLADPGLLRAKIERALVEKNALLAGLYGQPALDAEAVFREVLPVAGRMAAYVGDVAGIVGEAMAAGRNVLFEGAQGTHLDIDHGTYPFVTSSNTVSGNAAAGSGCAPGALTRVVAVVKAYTTRVGSGPFPTELGDAAGEHMQRVGAEFGATTGRKRRCGWLDLALLRESVRLNGPTDIALTKLDVLGGLAELKLCTAYRYKGRQQDYPPLEENSMALVEPVYEAMPGWSEDISACRTFADLPENCRRYVERIEAVLGVRCSLVSVGPDRRQTIMRG from the coding sequence ATGTCAAACACCGTGGTCATGGGCGCCCAGTGGGGCGACGAGGGCAAGGGCAAGATCGTGGATCTTCTCACCGAAGATGCCGAGATCATTGTCCGTTTCCAAGGCGGAAACAACGCCGGGCATACCCTCGTCGTGGACGGTGAGCAGGTCATCCTGCACCTGATCCCCTCGGGCATCCTGCACGGCTCCAAGCGCTGCCTGGTGGGCAACGGCGTGGTCCTGGACCCGGTGGTCTTCCTCCAGGAGGTGGACAAGCTGGCGGCCCGGGGCGTGGACGTGAGCCCGGGGCGGCTGGTCGTCAGCGCCAAGACCCATGTCATCATGCCCTACCACCGCCTGCTGGACACCGCCCGCGAGACCTCCAAGGCCAGCGGCGACAAGATCGGCACCACCGGGCGCGGCATCGGCCCCTGCTACGAGGACAAGATGGCCCGCATCGGCATCCGCGCCGCGGACCTGGCCGACCCCGGCCTGCTGCGCGCCAAGATCGAGCGGGCCCTGGTGGAGAAGAACGCTCTTCTGGCCGGGCTCTACGGCCAGCCCGCCCTGGACGCCGAGGCCGTGTTCCGCGAGGTGCTGCCCGTGGCCGGGCGCATGGCGGCGTATGTGGGCGACGTGGCCGGGATCGTCGGCGAGGCCATGGCCGCCGGGCGCAACGTGCTCTTCGAGGGCGCCCAGGGCACGCACCTGGACATCGACCACGGCACCTATCCCTTCGTGACCTCCTCCAACACCGTGTCGGGCAACGCGGCGGCGGGCAGCGGCTGCGCCCCCGGCGCCCTGACCCGCGTGGTGGCCGTGGTCAAGGCCTACACGACCCGCGTGGGCTCCGGGCCCTTCCCCACCGAGCTGGGCGACGCCGCCGGGGAGCACATGCAGCGCGTGGGCGCCGAATTCGGCGCCACCACCGGGCGCAAGCGCCGCTGCGGCTGGCTCGACCTGGCCCTCTTGCGCGAGTCCGTGCGCCTGAACGGCCCCACGGACATCGCCCTGACCAAGCTCGACGTGCTGGGCGGCCTGGCGGAGCTGAAGCTCTGCACGGCCTACCGCTACAAGGGCCGCCAGCAGGACTACCCGCCCCTGGAGGAGAACTCCATGGCCCTGGTGGAGCCGGTCTACGAGGCCATGCCCGGCTGGAGCGAGGACATCAGCGCCTGCCGCACCTTCGCCGACCTGCCGGAAAACTGCCGCCGCTACGTGGAGCGCATCGAGGCCGTGCTCGGCGTGCGCTGCTCCCTGGTCTCCGTGGGGCCCGACCGCAGGCAAACCATCATGCGGGGCTGA
- a CDS encoding ABC transporter permease produces MDAPKHEYPVRVIGPRSGWLDLDLRELWAARDLVALFVRRNVLAQYKQTALGPLWFVLQPLLTTLVFTVVFGRVARLPTDGLPQALFYLCGVVAWRFFADCLTTVSSCLRANAALLGKVYFPRLAVPLAVVLTGAVTFVVQFAIFLCVLGYFLWAGAPAAPGPWALLTPALVLLMAALGLGLGLLVAALTVRYRDLGFVVAFGVQLLLFASPVIYPLSLVPEGWQALALANPMAAILEALRFGLLGQGLAPGLPLGVAAAVSLGVLLLGLAAFSRVEKNFMDTV; encoded by the coding sequence ATGGACGCACCCAAGCACGAATACCCGGTTCGCGTCATCGGGCCCCGGTCGGGCTGGCTGGACCTCGACCTGCGCGAGCTGTGGGCCGCGCGGGATCTCGTGGCGCTTTTCGTGCGCCGCAACGTCCTGGCGCAGTACAAGCAGACCGCCCTGGGCCCCTTGTGGTTCGTGCTCCAGCCGCTGCTGACGACCCTGGTCTTCACCGTGGTCTTCGGGCGGGTGGCCCGGCTGCCCACCGACGGGCTGCCCCAGGCGCTGTTCTACCTGTGCGGGGTGGTGGCCTGGCGGTTTTTCGCCGACTGCCTGACCACGGTCTCCTCCTGCCTGCGGGCCAACGCCGCCCTGCTGGGCAAGGTCTATTTCCCGCGCCTGGCGGTGCCCCTGGCCGTGGTGCTCACCGGGGCGGTGACCTTCGTGGTGCAGTTCGCCATTTTCCTGTGCGTTCTCGGCTATTTCTTGTGGGCCGGCGCCCCGGCAGCGCCCGGGCCCTGGGCCCTGCTGACTCCGGCGCTGGTGCTGCTCATGGCCGCCCTGGGCCTGGGCCTGGGGCTGCTGGTGGCGGCGCTGACCGTGCGCTACCGCGACCTGGGCTTCGTGGTCGCCTTCGGGGTCCAGCTGTTGCTGTTCGCCAGCCCGGTGATCTACCCCCTGTCCCTGGTGCCCGAGGGCTGGCAGGCCCTGGCCCTGGCCAATCCCATGGCCGCCATCCTGGAAGCCCTGCGCTTCGGGCTGCTGGGCCAGGGGCTGGCCCCGGGGCTGCCCCTGGGCGTGGCGGCGGCGGTGAGCCTGGGCGTGCTGCTGCTGGGGCTGGCGGCGTTCTCGCGGGTGGAGAAGAACTTCATGGACACGGTGTAG
- a CDS encoding NAD-dependent epimerase/dehydratase family protein produces the protein MTILVTGATGFIGRAVMRTLRDRGLDHVAFEGDVRNRADFLAAPACDALIHLAGLTRTDGSYEAQRRLMDINVTGTLHALDHARRHGAHFVFAGSCNYGRARVIPTPETEPITAGNPYALSKSVCEQAIAAWNRHFGLASATVLRIFNPYGPGQQQGFLVADMVEKIRSGAVSVYSRAAVRDFIFVDDLAELAVGAALRPGPGVAVVNAGTGQGHSVGEVVETMLDLLGLDLPVHDQGRPEVIPASIADVRTAEALFGWRAQTGLRPGLARVLEDAGLLQGRPAAGAAPGRQP, from the coding sequence ATGACCATACTCGTTACCGGCGCCACGGGCTTCATCGGCCGGGCCGTGATGCGCACCCTGCGCGACAGGGGCCTGGACCATGTGGCCTTCGAGGGCGACGTGCGCAACCGTGCCGACTTCCTGGCCGCCCCGGCCTGCGACGCCCTGATCCACCTGGCCGGGCTGACGCGCACCGACGGCAGCTACGAGGCCCAGCGGCGGCTGATGGACATCAACGTCACCGGCACCCTGCACGCCCTGGACCACGCCCGGCGCCATGGGGCGCATTTCGTCTTCGCCGGGTCGTGCAACTATGGCCGGGCCCGGGTCATCCCCACCCCGGAGACCGAGCCCATCACCGCGGGCAACCCCTACGCCCTGTCCAAGTCCGTGTGCGAGCAGGCCATCGCGGCCTGGAACCGCCATTTCGGGCTGGCCTCGGCCACGGTGCTCAGGATATTCAACCCCTACGGTCCGGGCCAGCAGCAGGGCTTCCTGGTGGCCGACATGGTGGAGAAGATCCGCTCGGGGGCCGTGTCGGTCTACAGCCGCGCGGCGGTGCGCGATTTCATCTTCGTGGACGACCTGGCCGAGCTGGCCGTGGGCGCCGCGCTGCGCCCGGGCCCGGGCGTGGCCGTGGTCAACGCGGGCACCGGCCAGGGCCACAGCGTGGGCGAGGTGGTGGAGACCATGCTCGACCTGCTGGGCCTGGACCTGCCCGTGCATGACCAGGGGCGGCCCGAGGTCATCCCCGCGAGCATCGCCGACGTGCGCACCGCCGAGGCGCTTTTCGGCTGGCGGGCGCAGACCGGCCTGCGCCCGGGGCTGGCCCGGGTGCTGGAAGACGCGGGCCTTTTGCAGGGGCGGCCCGCAGCGGGCGCCGCCCCGGGGAGACAGCCATGA
- a CDS encoding PIG-L deacetylase family protein — MNVLAVGAHFDDLELGCGGTLARHVLAGDRVIMLVVTDSAFCDPDGRPVRDAATALAEGRAAAAVIGAELVCLGLPALAVREDDALCAAILRQVEALGIDTLYAHWEHDLHRDHRRTARATLMAGRHVPRFLAYRSNWYDAGQPFHGTVYRDISDVFETKRRAILAHESEMGRTGARWIEYFANQNANDGRRVGVAYAECFEPVRCLLPWGA; from the coding sequence ATGAACGTGCTCGCCGTGGGCGCGCATTTCGACGATCTGGAGCTGGGCTGCGGGGGCACCCTGGCCCGGCATGTGCTGGCCGGGGACCGCGTGATCATGCTCGTGGTCACCGACTCGGCCTTCTGCGACCCGGACGGGCGCCCCGTGCGCGACGCCGCCACGGCCCTGGCCGAGGGCCGGGCCGCCGCCGCAGTCATCGGCGCGGAGCTGGTCTGCCTGGGGCTGCCCGCCCTGGCCGTGCGCGAGGACGACGCGCTGTGCGCGGCCATCCTGCGCCAGGTGGAGGCCCTGGGCATCGACACCCTCTACGCCCACTGGGAGCACGACCTGCACCGCGACCACCGCCGCACCGCGCGCGCCACGCTCATGGCCGGGCGGCATGTGCCCCGGTTTCTGGCGTACCGCAGCAACTGGTACGACGCGGGCCAACCCTTCCACGGCACGGTCTACCGCGACATCTCCGACGTGTTCGAGACCAAGCGCCGGGCCATCCTGGCCCACGAGTCCGAGATGGGCCGCACGGGCGCGCGCTGGATCGAGTATTTCGCCAACCAGAACGCCAACGACGGGCGCCGGGTGGGCGTGGCCTACGCCGAATGCTTCGAGCCCGTGCGCTGCCTGCTGCCCTGGGGCGCCTGA
- a CDS encoding radical SAM/SPASM domain-containing protein, whose product MPTPQRRNPFQDAYDLCNRQDARAKRRDLPPVPRYMDVELTNCCNFSCFFCPTGTGQQRRKTGAMPEEVFVRLLEQAGRHAMPLRFIRWGEPTLHPRWVEYLRRAKQAGLLVHLTTNGSRLDEAAMQALVDMGLDSIKFSFQGVDEAGYREMRGRNFFEDLLARVARLHALRGDAPGPYIHVSTTVTAEGAPAIAAFRERVRPVSDSHQVGRTVLEHIDPDKVALDEQGRETLRRLKAAESVVKVHPVCFQVFDVLSVNWDGKVSACCRDYDEFMIVGDLLREDLAAIWTGRRMEAYRDILADMGHDRLPLCRTCYDMNQLRLPGVQGL is encoded by the coding sequence ATGCCGACACCGCAACGCCGCAACCCCTTCCAGGACGCCTACGACCTGTGCAACCGCCAGGACGCGCGCGCCAAGCGCCGCGACCTGCCGCCCGTGCCGCGCTACATGGACGTGGAGCTGACCAATTGCTGCAACTTCTCCTGCTTCTTCTGCCCCACGGGCACCGGCCAGCAGCGCCGCAAGACCGGCGCCATGCCCGAGGAGGTCTTCGTCCGGCTGCTGGAGCAGGCCGGGCGCCACGCCATGCCCCTGCGCTTCATCCGCTGGGGCGAGCCCACCCTGCACCCGCGCTGGGTGGAATACCTGCGCCGGGCCAAGCAGGCCGGGCTGCTGGTGCACCTGACCACCAACGGCAGCCGCCTGGACGAGGCGGCCATGCAGGCCCTGGTGGACATGGGCCTGGACAGCATCAAATTCTCCTTCCAGGGCGTGGACGAGGCCGGCTACCGCGAGATGCGCGGGCGCAATTTCTTCGAGGACCTGCTGGCGCGCGTGGCCCGGCTGCACGCCCTGCGCGGCGACGCCCCGGGGCCGTACATCCACGTCTCCACCACCGTGACCGCCGAGGGCGCCCCGGCCATCGCGGCCTTCCGCGAGCGCGTGCGCCCCGTGAGCGATTCGCACCAGGTGGGCCGCACGGTGCTGGAGCATATCGACCCCGACAAGGTCGCCCTGGACGAGCAGGGCCGCGAGACCCTGCGTCGCCTCAAGGCCGCCGAGAGCGTGGTCAAGGTCCACCCCGTGTGCTTCCAGGTCTTCGACGTGCTGTCCGTGAACTGGGACGGCAAGGTCAGCGCCTGCTGCCGCGACTACGACGAGTTCATGATCGTCGGCGACCTGCTGCGCGAGGACCTGGCGGCCATCTGGACCGGGCGGCGCATGGAGGCCTACCGCGACATCCTCGCGGACATGGGCCACGACCGCCTGC